The proteins below are encoded in one region of Indicator indicator isolate 239-I01 chromosome 34, UM_Iind_1.1, whole genome shotgun sequence:
- the TTC36 gene encoding tetratricopeptide repeat protein 36 translates to MATANDRAVLQTIFNPSTPFGDIPGLDEEDVQEEGDAFAPELLEQVRDLELQGVTAAESGDLSTALERFSEAVRLLPERASGYNNRAQALRLRGNVAGALRDLDAAIRLSRGRGRAACQSFVQRGLIHRLQGRDEEARRDLERAARLGSAFARRQLVLLNPYSALCNQMFCEMLGRLRNLGDSSSG, encoded by the exons ATGGCCACAGCGAAcgacagggctgtgctgcagaccaTCTTCAACCCCAGCACCCCGTTTGGGGACATCCCCGGGCTGGACGAGGAGGACGTCCAGGAGGAAG gagacgCCTTCGCACCggagttgctggagcaggtccgggacctggagctgcagggggTCACCGCCGCCGAGTCGGGGGACTTGAGCACGGCCCTGGAAAGGTTCAGCGAGGCCGTGCGGCTGCTGCCCGAGCGCGCCTCGGGCTACAACAACCGTGCCCAGGCCCTGCGGCTGCGGGGGAACGTGGCAG GTGCCTTGCGGGACCTGGACGCCGCCATCCGCCTGAGCCGGGGTCGCGGCCGCGCCGCCTGCCAGAGCTTCGTGCAGCGCGGCCTCATCCACCGGCTTCAGGGTCGCGACGAGGAGGCGCGGCGGGACCTGGAACGGGCGGCGCGGCTGGGCAGCGCCTTCGCCCGGCGGCAGCTGGTGCTGCTCAACCCCTACTCGGCGCTCTGCAACCAGATGTTCTGCGAGATGCTGGGACGTCTGCGCAACCTCGGCGACTCCAGCAGCGGGTGA